The genomic stretch AAATTCCCGTCGATCGCTTCGTCGGGCCGGCCTTCGTCATCGATGTGAGCGCCAAGGCCGCCGCGGATCCCGATTACTTGCTGACGCCGGAAGACATCGCCGAATGGGAGGAAGCGCATGGGCGCATTCCTCGAGGCGCGATCGTGCTGCTGCGCACCGGCTGGAGCGCGCGCTGGAGCGACCGCAAGGCCTATCTCGGCGATGATGCGCCCGGCGACGCGACGCATCTGCATTTCCCCGGCTATGGCGCGCAGGCGGCGGCGCTGCTGGTCGTCGATCGCCGCGCCAAGCTCATCGGCATAGATACGGCGAGCGTCGATAATGGGCCGTCGCAGGATTTTCTGGTGCATCGAATCGTCGCCGGCGCCGACGCCGCCGGGCTCGAGAATCTCGATAATCTCGACAAATTGCCGGCGACCGGCGCGGTGGTCTTCGCTCTGCCGATGAAGATTTCCGGCGGCACCGGCGGGCCGGCGCGCATCGTCGCCGTCGTGGCGCAATGAGCCGCGCCTATTCGTGATCGTCGAGCCAATGCTCGAGCGCATGAAAGCTCGCCTGCGCGCCGTCGATCATCGCCGGCAGCAGGCCGCGCTCCGCGCCCGCCTCCAGCGCCGCGCAGCAGAGGCGCCAATCCTCCGTCTCGCCGCCGGAGAGGAAGCGTCGGCCGCGCGCGCAGCCGGCGCCGAGCAGCGGATCGAGCGCGGCGGCGAGAAAGGCCGCGCCGAAGCTCGATCCTTCGCGCACATAGAGCGCGCCGAGCCATTCGCCCGGCTCGCTCAGCGCCGGCGCCTCCGCCATGGGCAGGCGCGCGATGGATTCGCCGCTCGCGCCGAGATCGAGAAGATCGCGCGTCAAAAGATGCGCGCGGGCGCCGATGCGCGGATCGACGCCATGGCCGAGCGCGGCGTCGATCAGCGCGCGCTCGAAGGGCAGATGAAATCCGTAGAGCCGCGCCAGCAAGCGCAGATATTGCGACGACGCGATCCTTCCCGCGGCGAGCGCCGCCAGCGTCGGATGCGCATGCAGCCGCAGATGCGCCGCCTGCGTCGCGCTGCGCAGCGCCGCTCGCGCCGGCGAGACGATCTCGCCCGCGGCGCTCACGCGCGCGACGCCTGCCGCCGCGAGGCGGCGCATGTCGAGGCTTCTTGCGACATTGCGCGCGAGAGAGCGCCCACCAGCTCCTCCGGCGCATAGGGCTTGGTGACGACGGGACGGCCGGCGAAGCGCGCAGGCGTCACGATGCGGCTCTCGAAGCCCGTGGTGAAGACGAAAGGAACATGCGCCTGGACCAGCGCGTCGGCGACCGGCCACACCGGCTCGCCGTCCAAATCTATATCGAGCAGAGCGACGTCGAAATCGGGCCGCAGCGCCGCGCGTAGGCCGTCCCAGACGGTGGCGCAGCTATGCGCGATCTCCATGCCCCATTCCTCCAGCAGCTCGCGGACGGAGAGCGCGACGAGCGCAGCGTCCTCGACCAGCAGAACGCGGCGATGCGACAGG from Methylosinus sp. C49 encodes the following:
- a CDS encoding cyclase family protein — protein: MARHPIRGLVLAAVLSMIEAPAFGQSLDLSKSTIVDLTHPFDSKTIYWPTSPSGFELKSLHNGLTERGYFYAANSFCSPEHGGTHLDAPLHFARGHWTNAEIPVDRFVGPAFVIDVSAKAAADPDYLLTPEDIAEWEEAHGRIPRGAIVLLRTGWSARWSDRKAYLGDDAPGDATHLHFPGYGAQAAALLVVDRRAKLIGIDTASVDNGPSQDFLVHRIVAGADAAGLENLDNLDKLPATGAVVFALPMKISGGTGGPARIVAVVAQ
- a CDS encoding biliverdin-producing heme oxygenase, which codes for MRRLAAAGVARVSAAGEIVSPARAALRSATQAAHLRLHAHPTLAALAAGRIASSQYLRLLARLYGFHLPFERALIDAALGHGVDPRIGARAHLLTRDLLDLGASGESIARLPMAEAPALSEPGEWLGALYVREGSSFGAAFLAAALDPLLGAGCARGRRFLSGGETEDWRLCCAALEAGAERGLLPAMIDGAQASFHALEHWLDDHE